The following proteins are co-located in the Deinococcus metallilatus genome:
- a CDS encoding BMP family lipoprotein has protein sequence MRRPMHRTALLPLALAPALLLGTVQASSFTVGLAFDLGGRNDQGFNQAAFEGAKRAIAATGGEVQIFEPQTLEEVGRGIPRLTALGAKVVIGVGASNNAAITEAAAKNPDARFVTVGYLPKGPNTVGLRFREQEGAFLAGYLAGKQSATGRVGFIGAAPVESLARSRVGFETGVKFACPACQIKSVYVSTTNQGFNNPAVARQLAAKLLADGADIIYSAAGASTLGVIEQIKAQPCLKAANLPAGVKFGGDNFKNVPRSAAEQDACAGDSRPTFFIGVDTNKNALGDFDRNPATLNHGLTSMVTRIDNAVYTVIKDVAEGRPWRSGDRSFGLSNGGIALALDQYNKALIPAPLQANLKKIEELIVNGTVKVPAN, from the coding sequence ATGCGCCGTCCCATGCACCGCACTGCACTCCTGCCGCTCGCCCTCGCTCCGGCCCTCCTGCTCGGGACGGTCCAGGCCTCGTCCTTTACCGTGGGGCTGGCCTTCGATCTGGGGGGGCGCAATGACCAGGGCTTCAACCAGGCGGCCTTCGAGGGGGCCAAACGCGCCATTGCGGCGACCGGGGGAGAGGTCCAGATCTTTGAACCCCAGACGCTCGAAGAGGTGGGCCGCGGCATTCCCCGGCTGACGGCGCTGGGGGCGAAAGTCGTGATCGGGGTGGGCGCCTCGAACAATGCGGCCATCACCGAGGCCGCCGCGAAAAATCCCGACGCGCGCTTTGTGACGGTCGGGTATCTGCCCAAGGGGCCGAATACGGTGGGCCTGCGTTTCCGCGAACAGGAGGGCGCCTTCCTCGCCGGGTACCTGGCGGGGAAGCAGAGCGCCACCGGGCGGGTCGGCTTTATCGGTGCCGCGCCGGTGGAGTCACTCGCCCGCTCGCGGGTGGGCTTCGAGACGGGCGTCAAGTTCGCCTGCCCTGCCTGCCAGATCAAGAGTGTGTACGTCAGCACCACCAATCAGGGCTTCAATAATCCTGCGGTGGCCAGGCAGCTTGCCGCCAAGCTCCTGGCGGACGGCGCCGATATCATCTACTCCGCAGCCGGTGCAAGCACCCTGGGCGTGATCGAGCAGATCAAGGCGCAACCCTGCCTGAAGGCGGCGAACCTCCCGGCCGGGGTGAAGTTCGGCGGCGACAACTTCAAAAACGTGCCCCGGAGTGCGGCCGAGCAGGACGCCTGCGCGGGGGACAGCCGCCCCACCTTCTTCATCGGGGTGGACACCAATAAGAACGCTCTGGGCGACTTCGACAGGAACCCGGCCACACTGAATCACGGCCTGACCAGCATGGTCACGCGGATCGACAACGCCGTGTACACGGTGATCAAGGACGTGGCCGAGGGCCGTCCCTGGCGTTCCGGTGACCGCTCCTTCGGCCTCAGCAACGGCGGCATCGCCCTGGCTCTGGACCAGTACAACAAGGCCCTGATTCCCGCCCCCCTCCAGGCCAACCTGAAGAAGATCGAGGAACTGATCGTGAACGGTACGGTGAAGGTTCCCGCGAATTAA
- the map gene encoding type I methionyl aminopeptidase, translated as MSRVALKSAREIEAMRRAGALVAETFRVLDPFVKPGVTLAELDRIAEEHIRKHGATPAYLGYGPRNNPFPATICASVNEVICHGIPGPRELKEGDIIGVDIGVLLDGVYGDACYTYTVGRVSPEVQGLVDTTRQSLAAGLEVVKPGNRTGDIGHAIQSLAEGRGYGVVREYTGHGIGKRLHEEPTIYHWGARYTGLKLQPGMVFTVEPMINLGTPDTRLLGDGWTVITADKKPSAQFEHTVVVTPKGHEILTL; from the coding sequence ATGAGCCGTGTCGCCCTGAAATCCGCCCGCGAGATTGAAGCCATGCGCCGTGCGGGGGCGCTCGTCGCGGAAACCTTCCGCGTTCTCGACCCTTTCGTGAAGCCGGGCGTGACCCTGGCCGAACTCGACCGCATCGCGGAGGAGCACATCCGCAAGCACGGCGCCACGCCCGCCTACCTGGGCTACGGTCCCAGGAACAATCCCTTCCCCGCCACCATCTGCGCCAGCGTGAACGAGGTGATCTGTCACGGTATCCCCGGTCCCCGCGAACTGAAGGAGGGGGACATCATCGGGGTGGATATCGGCGTATTGCTTGACGGCGTGTACGGCGACGCCTGCTACACCTACACGGTCGGCCGGGTCAGCCCCGAGGTGCAGGGTCTGGTGGACACCACCCGTCAATCCCTCGCGGCGGGGCTGGAGGTCGTGAAGCCCGGCAACCGTACCGGCGACATCGGCCACGCCATCCAGTCGCTCGCGGAGGGGCGCGGCTACGGCGTGGTCCGCGAGTACACCGGCCACGGCATCGGCAAGCGGCTGCACGAGGAACCCACCATCTACCACTGGGGCGCCCGCTATACCGGCCTCAAGCTCCAGCCCGGCATGGTCTTCACCGTCGAACCGATGATCAACCTTGGCACGCCCGACACCCGCCTGCTGGGTGACGGCTGGACGGTCATCACCGCCGACAAGAAGCCCAGCGCGCAGTTCGAGCACACGGTGGTCGTTACGCCGAAGGGACATGAGATTCTGACGCTGTGA
- a CDS encoding pentapeptide repeat-containing protein, which yields MTAPPPPKPPHAPKFPRGGLRSLSPEGLEDESVYRGTVLEGLDLSGRALHAVTFEGTVFRGVNFTGAAWTHVRFVDVRFEHCDLSGARWTALSLLRVQFTDCRLLGLQVPEALWQHVRLTRVQAQLALCWKMEAKALWLEDSDLSEATFMEANLPGAVFRGCTLRQTDFRGAKMPGADLRTSNLSGIRVGIPELQEVTVEATQLLDLAHLLGVRVPSG from the coding sequence GTGACCGCTCCCCCCCCTCCCAAACCGCCGCACGCCCCGAAGTTCCCCCGCGGCGGCCTGCGCTCCCTGTCCCCGGAAGGGCTGGAGGACGAGAGCGTTTATCGGGGAACAGTCCTGGAGGGGCTGGACCTGAGCGGGCGGGCCCTCCATGCCGTCACCTTCGAGGGCACGGTCTTTCGGGGGGTGAACTTCACGGGCGCGGCATGGACCCACGTCCGGTTCGTGGACGTGCGGTTCGAGCATTGCGACCTCTCCGGGGCCAGGTGGACGGCCCTCAGCCTGCTCCGGGTGCAGTTCACCGACTGCCGTCTGCTGGGGCTTCAGGTGCCGGAGGCGCTCTGGCAGCATGTCCGCCTGACGCGCGTGCAGGCGCAACTGGCCCTCTGCTGGAAGATGGAAGCCAAAGCCCTCTGGCTGGAAGACAGCGATCTTTCCGAAGCGACCTTTATGGAGGCCAACCTTCCCGGTGCCGTCTTCCGGGGCTGTACCCTGCGTCAGACCGACTTCCGGGGAGCGAAAATGCCCGGCGCCGACCTGCGCACCTCGAACCTGTCGGGGATTCGTGTGGGCATCCCCGAACTCCAGGAGGTCACGGTGGAGGCCACGCAACTCCTCGACCTCGCCCACCTGCTGGGGGTGCGGGTTCCCTCAGGTTGA
- a CDS encoding c-type cytochrome, translating into MRPLISLLLLAAIAAPAHAAVSTAAGKAIYTANCAGCHGAKAQGGAGPSLHGAAGWSYALFRRAMLQDKDDHGAPLKPPMPNWGKIGFKGDHGKPPTDTEIKNLQAYLKTLK; encoded by the coding sequence ATGCGCCCGCTGATCAGCCTGTTGCTCCTGGCCGCCATCGCTGCTCCCGCCCACGCCGCCGTGAGTACCGCGGCGGGAAAGGCCATCTACACCGCCAACTGTGCGGGGTGTCATGGTGCAAAAGCGCAGGGCGGCGCCGGTCCCAGCCTGCACGGGGCTGCGGGTTGGTCCTACGCCCTCTTCCGCCGCGCGATGCTTCAGGACAAGGACGATCACGGCGCCCCCCTGAAACCGCCCATGCCCAACTGGGGCAAGATCGGCTTCAAGGGCGATCACGGCAAGCCCCCGACCGACACCGAAATCAAAAACCTCCAGGCCTACCTCAAGACCCTGAAGTGA
- a CDS encoding M55 family metallopeptidase, with amino-acid sequence MKVVISVDMEGVCGVASWVQVSPPEFGGLVNAAEYQAARERMTLEAAAAAEGAFAGGATAVLVNDSHDTMRNLLPELLPEGVRFTSGNDKPLSMVQGVQEEGVGALLFVGYHARAGSVRGPLAHTWNGFIRNVRVNGRDTGEYGLNALVAGHYGVPVVFAAGDDVAMAEIQDELGEQVVCVAVKEGLSSFAALHLHPREAQRLIREGAEKAVRAAQDAKPYKTLWPARVELSFNHQARADQAGRVPGVERVDGVTVAYTSPDALHLFQSFRMLSKVAEVRLEG; translated from the coding sequence ATGAAAGTCGTCATCAGTGTGGATATGGAGGGCGTGTGCGGCGTGGCGAGCTGGGTACAGGTCAGCCCACCCGAGTTCGGAGGTCTGGTGAATGCCGCGGAGTACCAGGCGGCCCGCGAGCGGATGACGCTGGAGGCTGCCGCCGCCGCCGAGGGTGCCTTCGCGGGCGGTGCGACGGCCGTGCTGGTGAACGACTCGCACGACACCATGCGGAACCTGCTGCCCGAACTGCTGCCGGAGGGCGTCCGCTTCACCAGCGGCAACGACAAGCCGCTCAGCATGGTGCAGGGCGTGCAGGAGGAAGGCGTGGGGGCGCTGCTGTTCGTGGGCTACCACGCCCGGGCGGGGAGCGTGCGCGGGCCACTGGCCCACACCTGGAACGGCTTTATCCGCAATGTCCGCGTAAACGGGCGCGATACGGGCGAGTACGGCCTGAACGCGCTGGTCGCCGGGCATTACGGCGTGCCGGTCGTCTTCGCCGCCGGGGATGACGTGGCGATGGCCGAGATTCAGGATGAACTGGGGGAGCAGGTGGTCTGCGTGGCCGTCAAGGAGGGCCTCAGCAGCTTTGCCGCACTGCATCTGCACCCGCGCGAGGCGCAGCGCCTCATCCGCGAGGGAGCGGAAAAAGCCGTGCGCGCGGCGCAGGACGCCAAACCATACAAGACCCTCTGGCCCGCCCGCGTGGAACTCAGCTTCAACCATCAGGCCCGCGCCGACCAGGCAGGGCGGGTGCCCGGCGTGGAGCGCGTGGATGGCGTCACGGTCGCCTACACCAGCCCCGACGCCCTGCATCTCTTCCAGTCCTTCCGGATGCTCTCGAAGGTGGCCGAGGTGCGGCTGGAGGGGTGA
- a CDS encoding class I SAM-dependent methyltransferase, translating into MTAVTADELRVIIGAGEQRWAGWIPTQREDLDLLDRESWVAWFGGRQADALLCEHVWEHLTEEQGRAAARLCFEFLKPGGFLRCAVPDANFPDADYQRTVQVGGPGPADHPAADHQIVYDSRRFTGVFRSAGFEVDLLEYCDEAGRFHYHQWDVTTGPIYRSLLLDHRNREGRLGFVSLILDARKPLR; encoded by the coding sequence ATGACCGCTGTCACGGCCGACGAACTTCGCGTCATCATCGGTGCGGGAGAGCAGAGGTGGGCGGGCTGGATTCCCACCCAGCGTGAGGACCTGGACCTGCTCGACCGGGAAAGCTGGGTCGCCTGGTTTGGTGGGCGTCAGGCAGATGCGCTGCTGTGCGAACACGTCTGGGAACACCTGACCGAGGAACAGGGCCGTGCCGCCGCCCGGCTGTGCTTCGAGTTTCTGAAGCCGGGCGGCTTTCTTCGCTGCGCGGTCCCCGATGCGAACTTTCCAGATGCGGACTATCAGCGAACGGTTCAGGTGGGCGGCCCCGGTCCCGCCGATCACCCGGCCGCCGACCATCAGATCGTGTACGACTCCCGCCGCTTCACGGGCGTGTTCAGGAGCGCGGGCTTCGAGGTCGATCTGCTCGAATACTGCGACGAGGCCGGACGTTTCCACTACCACCAGTGGGACGTGACCACCGGACCCATCTACCGCTCCCTCCTCCTCGACCACCGCAACCGGGAGGGGCGCCTGGGCTTCGTTTCCCTCATCCTCGACGCCAGAAAGCCTCTGCGCTGA
- a CDS encoding NADH-quinone oxidoreductase subunit 15, with translation MAHAKDGLLYAQWVELLGWLEAEAAARGLGFEKVADFPDYIYRMERPYDLPTTVMSVALTAGGQSLLLAAVSPRHVDLKGVSLRLMGGSKHWHLHAGERGLLEGKRPFTRGRLAVLLDGAVRGVA, from the coding sequence ATGGCACACGCAAAGGATGGACTGCTGTACGCACAGTGGGTCGAACTGCTCGGCTGGCTGGAGGCCGAGGCTGCCGCGCGCGGCCTGGGGTTCGAGAAGGTCGCGGACTTCCCCGATTACATCTACCGCATGGAACGCCCCTACGACCTGCCCACCACCGTGATGAGCGTGGCGCTGACCGCAGGCGGACAGTCCCTGCTGCTGGCCGCCGTCAGCCCCCGGCACGTGGACCTGAAGGGCGTCTCCCTGCGCCTGATGGGCGGGAGCAAGCACTGGCACCTGCACGCGGGCGAACGCGGCCTGCTCGAAGGCAAGCGGCCCTTCACGCGGGGGCGGCTGGCGGTGCTGCTGGACGGGGCGGTGCGGGGGGTGGCGTAG
- a CDS encoding divergent PAP2 family protein, producing the protein MTPPLDDLFGNRWLWTAILASTAAQVLKVLLILLFEGRWRPAAFMETGGMPSSHSAMVAALTTGVALTQGLGSPLFAASAVFALIVMYDATGVRHASGMQARLLNELVDELRAVVREGFAPQPLRVLLGHTYLEVLVGTLLGIGMAFVAFRVL; encoded by the coding sequence GTGACTCCCCCTCTCGACGACCTTTTCGGGAACCGCTGGCTGTGGACGGCCATCCTTGCCTCGACCGCCGCGCAGGTGCTCAAGGTGCTGCTGATCCTGCTGTTCGAGGGCCGCTGGCGCCCCGCCGCCTTTATGGAAACGGGCGGGATGCCCAGCAGCCACTCCGCGATGGTCGCCGCCCTCACGACCGGCGTGGCGCTCACGCAGGGCCTGGGCAGCCCCCTCTTTGCCGCCAGCGCCGTCTTCGCCCTGATCGTGATGTACGACGCGACCGGCGTGCGCCACGCCAGCGGCATGCAGGCCCGCCTCCTCAACGAACTGGTGGACGAACTGCGCGCCGTCGTCCGCGAGGGCTTCGCGCCCCAGCCCCTCCGGGTGCTGCTGGGCCACACCTACCTGGAGGTGCTGGTGGGCACCCTGCTGGGCATCGGGATGGCGTTCGTGGCCTTCCGGGTGCTGTGA
- a CDS encoding DUF4259 domain-containing protein — MNIWGIGSFENEVGVAFAQEVVEDGAFALAEAFDVALDPDNDFLDAEEGHRTLAAAEILVAALTGDTSHITDAPLRAWVASANLTELGPLREVAREALGRVCGSDSALPDLWADSGDTDEWRADVKRLRAALA, encoded by the coding sequence ATGAACATCTGGGGCATCGGCAGCTTCGAGAATGAGGTCGGTGTGGCGTTTGCGCAGGAGGTCGTCGAGGACGGCGCCTTTGCCCTGGCCGAGGCGTTCGACGTGGCCCTCGATCCCGACAACGACTTTCTTGACGCCGAGGAGGGCCACCGCACCCTGGCCGCCGCCGAGATTCTGGTCGCGGCCCTGACCGGGGATACGTCCCACATCACGGACGCGCCGCTCCGCGCCTGGGTCGCCAGCGCGAACCTGACCGAGCTGGGACCGCTGCGCGAAGTGGCCCGTGAAGCCCTCGGCCGCGTTTGCGGCTCCGACAGCGCCCTTCCCGACCTCTGGGCCGACAGCGGGGACACCGACGAGTGGCGGGCGGACGTGAAGCGGCTGCGGGCCGCGCTGGCGTAG
- a CDS encoding bifunctional 5,10-methylenetetrahydrofolate dehydrogenase/5,10-methenyltetrahydrofolate cyclohydrolase, producing the protein MTARLLPGAPAAEALLADASARAARLPAPPHLVMVRLGDDPASVSYVRGKDRKAREVGLTSTVYALPETTPQAELLDLIARLNADDSVNGILVQLPLPAHVSEQAVLHAIDPRKDVDGFHPLNVGELWAGRPALRPCTPAGILYLLDHYGIPVAGQRAVVVGRSHIVGRPLAGLLLNRDATVTVTHSRTIDLGAVTREADLLCVAVGQPHLITPEMVRPGATVIDVGINRVPGENGGKAHLTGDVDPEVARVAGAITPVPGGVGPMTIAQLLANTVAAAEMQAR; encoded by the coding sequence GTGACCGCCCGCCTGCTCCCCGGTGCCCCCGCCGCGGAGGCCCTGCTGGCCGACGCTTCCGCCCGCGCCGCCCGGCTCCCCGCCCCCCCGCATCTGGTCATGGTGCGGCTGGGCGACGACCCCGCCAGCGTGAGCTACGTGCGCGGCAAGGACCGCAAGGCGCGCGAGGTGGGTCTGACCAGCACCGTGTACGCGCTGCCGGAGACGACCCCCCAGGCCGAACTCCTCGACCTGATCGCCCGGCTGAATGCCGACGACAGCGTGAACGGCATTCTGGTCCAGCTCCCGCTGCCCGCGCATGTCAGCGAGCAGGCGGTGCTGCACGCCATCGACCCGCGCAAGGACGTGGACGGCTTTCACCCGCTCAACGTGGGGGAACTGTGGGCCGGGCGTCCGGCGCTGCGGCCCTGCACACCCGCCGGAATCCTGTACCTGCTGGACCACTACGGCATCCCTGTGGCGGGTCAGCGGGCCGTGGTGGTGGGCCGCAGCCACATCGTCGGGCGGCCCCTGGCGGGACTCCTCCTCAATCGCGACGCCACCGTGACCGTCACCCACAGCCGGACGATTGATCTGGGGGCCGTGACGCGGGAGGCCGACCTGCTCTGCGTCGCGGTCGGGCAGCCGCACCTGATCACGCCCGAGATGGTCAGGCCGGGCGCGACCGTGATTGACGTGGGCATCAACCGCGTGCCTGGCGAGAACGGCGGCAAGGCGCACCTGACCGGCGACGTTGACCCGGAAGTGGCGCGGGTGGCGGGGGCGATCACGCCCGTTCCCGGTGGGGTCGGTCCCATGACCATCGCGCAGCTTCTTGCCAACACCGTTGCCGCCGCAGAGATGCAGGCGCGCTAG
- the ispG gene encoding flavodoxin-dependent (E)-4-hydroxy-3-methylbut-2-enyl-diphosphate synthase, with protein sequence MRTPRRQTVTTWVGHVPVGSSHPIVVQSMTNTDTADAEATAIQVAQLARAGSEIVRVTVNTREAAATLPEIVARLHDIGVDVPIVGDFHYNGHILLREYPETARLLAKYRINPGNVGAGQHHDANFATMIEVAREFGKPVRIGVNWGSLDQQVLARLMDENARSPHPKSVTDVMIDAMVVSALDSARYAEALGLPHDKIIISVKVSSAPELWQVYRQLAPLCDYPLHLGLTEAGMGMKGMVASSVALAPLLTEGIGDTIRVSLTPEPGASRKLEVEVAQQILQSLGLRQFLPQVTSCPGCGRTTSTFFQHLAQQIQDYIRDAMPDWKAKYPGVEDMQVAVMGCIVNGPGESKHANIGISLPGTGEDPRAPVYQDGKLLTTLRGPRIAQDFQELLEKYVEERYGRIVTG encoded by the coding sequence ATGAGGACGCCGCGCCGTCAGACCGTGACCACCTGGGTAGGCCATGTCCCTGTGGGCAGCTCACATCCCATCGTCGTGCAGTCCATGACGAACACCGACACCGCCGATGCCGAGGCAACCGCCATTCAGGTCGCGCAGCTCGCGCGGGCCGGGTCGGAGATCGTGCGCGTGACCGTCAACACGCGGGAAGCCGCCGCCACCCTCCCCGAGATCGTGGCCCGCCTGCACGACATCGGTGTCGACGTGCCCATCGTCGGGGACTTTCATTACAACGGGCACATCCTGCTGCGCGAGTATCCCGAAACGGCGCGGCTGCTCGCCAAGTACCGCATCAACCCCGGCAACGTCGGGGCCGGGCAGCACCACGACGCCAACTTCGCCACGATGATCGAAGTCGCCCGGGAGTTCGGCAAACCCGTCCGGATCGGCGTGAACTGGGGTTCCCTGGATCAGCAGGTCCTCGCCCGCCTGATGGACGAGAACGCCCGCTCCCCTCACCCCAAGTCCGTCACCGACGTGATGATCGACGCGATGGTGGTGTCCGCCCTCGACTCCGCCCGCTACGCCGAGGCGCTGGGCCTCCCGCACGACAAGATCATCATCTCGGTCAAGGTCAGCTCCGCCCCCGAACTGTGGCAGGTCTACCGCCAGCTTGCGCCGCTGTGCGACTATCCCCTCCACCTCGGCCTGACCGAAGCGGGCATGGGCATGAAGGGCATGGTGGCCTCCAGCGTGGCCCTCGCGCCCCTGCTGACCGAGGGGATCGGGGATACCATCCGCGTCTCGCTCACGCCCGAACCCGGCGCCTCCCGCAAACTGGAAGTGGAGGTCGCGCAGCAGATTCTCCAGAGCCTCGGGTTGAGACAGTTTCTCCCGCAGGTCACCTCCTGCCCCGGCTGCGGGCGCACCACCTCCACCTTCTTTCAGCACCTCGCCCAGCAGATTCAGGACTACATCCGGGATGCGATGCCCGACTGGAAGGCGAAATACCCCGGTGTGGAGGATATGCAGGTCGCCGTGATGGGCTGCATCGTGAATGGCCCCGGCGAGAGCAAGCACGCCAATATCGGCATCTCGCTGCCCGGCACCGGCGAGGACCCCCGCGCCCCGGTCTATCAGGACGGCAAACTGCTCACCACCCTGCGCGGCCCCCGCATCGCGCAGGACTTTCAGGAACTGCTCGAAAAGTACGTGGAGGAGCGGTACGGGCGAATCGTCACAGGCTGA